The Micropterus dolomieu isolate WLL.071019.BEF.003 ecotype Adirondacks linkage group LG22, ASM2129224v1, whole genome shotgun sequence genome contains a region encoding:
- the ranbp10 gene encoding ran-binding protein 10 isoform X3, translated as MSEWRAKIHGMIARFPIGERLGEWQAVLQNMVSSYLVHHGYCATATAFARATETMIQEDQASIKNRQRIQKLVLAGRVGEAIEATQQLYPGLLEHNPNLLFMLKCRQFVEMVNGTDSEVCCLTIRSPKSQDSYPGSPSISPRHGAGNTHLHTGGADSPTCSNGVTPTNKSKSHSGAGSSSVKYPSVSSSASSSTSSSPSSVNYTESNSSDSTKSQPHSANSTQETSDSEMEIEAEHYTNGVVEGSSARIMNGTYKHEEILQPDDNSIGNGVTADVGSCNSRQLCGGNQAATERMIQFGRELQALNEQLCREYGKNATHKKMLQDAFSLLAYSDPWNCPVGQQLDPTQRESLCSALNSAILESQNLPKQPPLMLALGQATECVQLMARVRSGSCSFARVDNFLH; from the exons ATGAGCGAATGGCGGGCCAAGATCCATGGCATGATAGCTCGCTTCCCCATAGGAGAGAGACTGGGGGAGTGGCAGGCCGTATTGCAGAA TATGGTGTCCAGCTATCTGGTGCATCATGGGTACTGTGCCACTGCAACAGCTTTCGCCAGAGCAACAGAGACCATGATACAAGAGGACCAGGCATCTATAAAGAACAGACAGA GAATACAGAAGCTGGTGCTGGCAGGACGGGTGGGCGAAGCCATAGAAGCTACTCAGCAGCTTTATCCCGGCCTGTTAGAACACAACCCCAACCTCTTATTCATGTTGAA GTGTCGCCAGTTTGTGGAGATGGTGAACGGTACAGACAGTGAGGTTTGCTGCTTGACCATTCGCTCGCCCAAATCCCAGGACAGTTATCCTGGCTCACCCAGCATCAGCCCCCGCCACGGCGCCGgcaacacacacctgcacaccgGAG GAGCAGACAGCCCGACCTGCAGTAACGGGGTGACTCCCACCAACAAGTCAAAGAGCCACAGTGGCGCCGGCAGCAGCAGCGTCAAATACCCCAGCGtgtcctcctccgcctcctcctccacctcctcctccccttcctccgtCAACTACACCGAGTCCAACTCCTCCGACTCCACTAAGAGCCAGCCGCACAGCGCTAACAGCACCCAGGAAACCAG tgacaGTGAGATGGAGATCGAAGCAGAGCACTATACCAACGGGGTTGTTGAGGGCTCCTCAGCGCGGATCATGAATGGCACATACAAGCACGAAGAGATCCTTCAGCCAGACGACAACAGCATTGGCAATGGGGTCACAG CAGATGTGGGTTCTTGTAATAGTAGGCAGCTTTGTGGAGGGAACCAGGCAGCCACAGAGAGGATGATCCAGTTTGGACGGGAGCTGCAGGCGCTCAATGAACAGCTGTGCCGCGAGTACGGAAAGAACGCCACACACAAGAAGATGTTACAG GATGCGTTCAGCCTGCTAGCGTACTCAGACCCGTGGAACTGCCCCGTGGGTCAGCAGTTAGACCCTACGCAGAGAGAATCACTCTGCTCCGCACTCAATAGCGCCATACTGG AGTCCCAAAATCTGCCTAAGCAGCCTCCACTGATGTTAGCGCTCGGCCAGGCCACAGAGTGTGTTCAGCTCATGGCCCGAGTCCGGTCTGGTTCCTGCTCCTTTGCCAGAGTAGACAACTTTTTGCACTAG